The nucleotide window GGCATACATGCAGTGTCGGTCGGCTCGATGTTGTTCGATCCGGAATTTTTTGTGCTGGCCTCGCGCCGTTTTCCGCACATTCACTTCCACATTATTGGCTGCGGCCAACCTGCCCATCCGGATTACGGCCCCAATGTGCATCTGTATGGCGAAATGCCGTTTGCCCAAACGCTGCCCTATATCAAACATGCGCAGTTGGGAATTGCGCCCTATTCCAGCGTCAACCTGCCGGTTTATCTGCGCGATACCTCCATGAAGCTGATCCAGTATGCGTTTTTCGGCGTGCCCGCAATTTGCCCACATTTTATTGCTGCGGATTACACCAATCGCTTCGGCTATGACCTGGGTGATGCAGATTCCATCGCCGCGGCTATTGAGCGGGCATTGCACCCCACCCAACCGATACGCACCCAACCCGTGCTCAATTGGCAACAGGTCGCCGAGCGCATGCTCAGCCCACGCACCTTCACCGATACGGAGATGGCGTGATGAACACTGCACTCCATTACGACACAGGTAATGACCGTATCGCGCTGGGTGGCTTTAGCTTGCTGCGCACCACCGGCCCGCAACTAATGGAGAAGTTGCACAGAAGGCTGAATCAGGGCGAGCAGACCGCCTTGTTTTTTGCCAACACCAACTTCATTGTCCAATGCCAGGGGCTGCAAGCGGGTATGGTGAAAGACACACTTGTCATCAACGATGGTATAGGCGTGGATATCGCCACTTGGCTAGTACATCGCACCCGCTTTCCAGAGAATCTCAACGGCACCGATTTCACCCCAGCGTTTTTGCAATCCCTCGGGTCACAGGGGAAAGTCTTTCTGTTTGGCGGCAAACCAGGTGTTGCACAGCGCGCCGCAGACACCCTGCGCACCCAATTCGGGGTTACTGTAGTGGGCACCTGCGATGGTTACGGACAAGCGACCGATACCGACCAACTGGTTGAACAGATCAATGCCAGTGGTGCAAACGTCCTGTTGGTAGCGATGGGCAACCCTTTGCAAGAGCGCTGGATCCTGCAACAGCGCCATCGCCTGCAACCGACACTGCTGTTTGGTATTGGCGCGCTGCTGGATTTTCTCGCAGGCGATAAAGCCCGCGCGCCCGAGTGGGTGAGGCGCTTCCGTTTGGAATGGTGCTACCGCTTGTGCCTTGAACCAGCGCGGCTGGCGCGTCGCTATACTCTGGACATTGGCCGCTTTCTCGCCCTTTGCCTGCGCACCGGCAAACGCCTTGATACTGGACACTGATTAATGACGATAGGCAGTTCAAAAACGCTATGAGCCTGAAGAAGAGTTTTGGAAAAAGCACGCTATGGATGAGTGCAGCCGCAAGCGGTAACAGTGTTATCAGTTTTGTTATTTTTATTATTCTCTCGCGCTTGCTCGCGCCCGAGGATATTGGTTTGGTTGCTTTTGCATTGATCGTGGTTGAACTGGGCAAAATCCTTGTCAACGCCGGTCTGCCGCAAGCGATAGTGCGCCACCCGGAATGGGACGAACATTACGCTGCAACCTGCTTTTATCTCAATTTATTGTTGGCGGCGCTGGTAACCGCAATGGTGTTTTTTATTGCCGCACCGGTGATCGCGTACTACTACGACACGCGCGCAGAATTGTTGGTGCAAGTGCTCTGCATTATTTTCCTGCTGGAAGGTGTTAAAGCAGTACATGAAGGGAAACTCAAACGCGAATTTAATTTCCGCGCTATCGCATTTCGCACCGTTATCAGCAGTTTACTCGCAGGTTGTCTGGGTGTGTTTTTGGCATTTCAAGGTTACGGCGTATGGGCGCTGGTCGCACAACAATTACTGAGCCATGCCTTGATTACCCTGCTCACCATAATTAATGCACGGTGGATGCCCGACTGGCATTTCTCT belongs to Cellvibrio sp. pealriver and includes:
- a CDS encoding WecB/TagA/CpsF family glycosyltransferase, with amino-acid sequence MNTALHYDTGNDRIALGGFSLLRTTGPQLMEKLHRRLNQGEQTALFFANTNFIVQCQGLQAGMVKDTLVINDGIGVDIATWLVHRTRFPENLNGTDFTPAFLQSLGSQGKVFLFGGKPGVAQRAADTLRTQFGVTVVGTCDGYGQATDTDQLVEQINASGANVLLVAMGNPLQERWILQQRHRLQPTLLFGIGALLDFLAGDKARAPEWVRRFRLEWCYRLCLEPARLARRYTLDIGRFLALCLRTGKRLDTGH